A genomic window from Zootoca vivipara chromosome Z, rZooViv1.1, whole genome shotgun sequence includes:
- the LOC118084164 gene encoding ras-like protein family member 11A-like isoform X1: protein MRFLSGNTMSHYSTNFLLLPIPEYPVLDCAANKVIKLVVLGGSGVGKTALIVRFLTKRFIGDYEANTGALYSRKFTIDGEQLTLQVQDTPFVSLEDENDTICCQEQINRSIYWADGFVLVYSITDHASYRTIRPLHQHIRKIHPNANIPLLLMANKGDLLRARQVSVKEGLQLANELGCTNCELSARENFEEVHEAFKQLCQEMSRMTGSCNGEKRRGLHLVRPKSPNMQDLKRRLKQALSSKGRAATTL from the exons ATGCGCTTCCTCTCTGGGAATACTATGTCACATTACTCCACAAATTTCCTATTACTTCCCATCCCTGAATATCCTGTCCTGGACTGCGCAGCCAACAAAGTCATCAAGCTCGTTGTGTTGGGTGGCAGCGGCGTTGGTAAAACGG CCCTAATTGTACGCTTCCTCACCAAGCGATTTATTGGAGACTATGAAGCCAATACCG GTGCATTGTATTCCAGGAAATTCACCATCGATGGAGAGCAGCTCACTTTGCAAGTTCAGGATACACCCTTCGTTTCACTGGAG GACGAGAATGACACTATCTGCTGCCAGGAACAAATAAACCGGTCCATCTACTGGGCAGATGGTTTTGTGCTTGTCTATTCCATCACGGACCATGCCAGCTACCGCACCATCCGCCCCTTGCACCAGCATATCCGGAAGATCCACCCCAATGCCAATATCCCTCTGCTCCTCATGGCCAATAAAGGAGACCTGCTGCGAGCCAGGCAGGTGTCTGTGAAAGAAGGCCTCCAGCTGGCAAACGAGCTGGGCTGCACTAACTGCGAGTTGTCTGCGCGGGAGAACTTTGAGGAGGTTCACGAAGCCTTTAAGCAGCTTTGCCAAGAGATGAGCAGGATGACGGGGAGCTGCAATGGCGAGAAACGCAGAGGGCTCCATCTTGTTCGGCCCAAGTCCCCCAACATGCAGGATCTGAAAAGGCGGCTAAAGCAGGCCTTGTCTTCCAAGGGGAGAGCTGCCACGACACTCTGA
- the LOC118084164 gene encoding ras-like protein family member 11A-like isoform X2: protein MRFLSGNTMSHYSTNFLLLPIPEYPVLDCAANKVIKLVVLGGSGVGKTGALYSRKFTIDGEQLTLQVQDTPFVSLEDENDTICCQEQINRSIYWADGFVLVYSITDHASYRTIRPLHQHIRKIHPNANIPLLLMANKGDLLRARQVSVKEGLQLANELGCTNCELSARENFEEVHEAFKQLCQEMSRMTGSCNGEKRRGLHLVRPKSPNMQDLKRRLKQALSSKGRAATTL, encoded by the exons ATGCGCTTCCTCTCTGGGAATACTATGTCACATTACTCCACAAATTTCCTATTACTTCCCATCCCTGAATATCCTGTCCTGGACTGCGCAGCCAACAAAGTCATCAAGCTCGTTGTGTTGGGTGGCAGCGGCGTTGGTAAAACGG GTGCATTGTATTCCAGGAAATTCACCATCGATGGAGAGCAGCTCACTTTGCAAGTTCAGGATACACCCTTCGTTTCACTGGAG GACGAGAATGACACTATCTGCTGCCAGGAACAAATAAACCGGTCCATCTACTGGGCAGATGGTTTTGTGCTTGTCTATTCCATCACGGACCATGCCAGCTACCGCACCATCCGCCCCTTGCACCAGCATATCCGGAAGATCCACCCCAATGCCAATATCCCTCTGCTCCTCATGGCCAATAAAGGAGACCTGCTGCGAGCCAGGCAGGTGTCTGTGAAAGAAGGCCTCCAGCTGGCAAACGAGCTGGGCTGCACTAACTGCGAGTTGTCTGCGCGGGAGAACTTTGAGGAGGTTCACGAAGCCTTTAAGCAGCTTTGCCAAGAGATGAGCAGGATGACGGGGAGCTGCAATGGCGAGAAACGCAGAGGGCTCCATCTTGTTCGGCCCAAGTCCCCCAACATGCAGGATCTGAAAAGGCGGCTAAAGCAGGCCTTGTCTTCCAAGGGGAGAGCTGCCACGACACTCTGA